Proteins from a single region of Actinomycetota bacterium:
- a CDS encoding cytochrome c oxidase assembly protein has protein sequence AGVFQSGVLVRLVTFAGEAWYPHHIVGALRWGLTPLEDQQLAGGLMLFPGGLAYLIAGVLLFLRWLRADERAAVLYGRI, from the coding sequence TCGCCGGCGTGTTCCAGTCGGGCGTCCTGGTCCGGCTGGTCACGTTCGCCGGTGAGGCGTGGTACCCGCACCACATCGTGGGGGCACTGCGGTGGGGCCTGACACCGTTGGAGGACCAGCAGCTCGCGGGAGGGTTGATGCTGTTCCCCGGTGGACTCGCGTACCTCATCGCCGGGGTGCTGCTGTTCCTACGCTGGTTACGCGCCGACGAGCGTGCCGCGGTGCTGTACGGCCGGATCTGA
- a CDS encoding cytochrome c — MAPRSWLLACSLTVAAVVAACDVVPGRAPEAGTETQVELGRELIQRYGCGSCHTIPGIRGANGLVAPPLTNFSERAYVAGTLPNTPENVARWVQDPPSIEPGTAMPVLGVTEEEARNIAAYLHSIK, encoded by the coding sequence ATGGCACCCAGAAGCTGGTTGCTGGCGTGCAGCCTGACGGTGGCTGCGGTGGTTGCGGCGTGTGACGTCGTCCCCGGCCGCGCCCCCGAGGCGGGCACCGAGACACAGGTGGAGCTCGGCCGGGAACTGATCCAGCGGTACGGCTGTGGCAGCTGCCACACCATCCCCGGGATCCGCGGGGCCAACGGGCTGGTCGCTCCTCCGCTGACGAACTTCAGCGAGCGGGCGTACGTCGCCGGGACCCTGCCCAACACGCCGGAGAACGTCGCACGCTGGGTCCAGGACCCGCCCAGCATCGAACCGGGAACCGCCATGCCCGTCCTGGGCGTCACCGAGGAAGAGGCGCGCAACATCGCCGCCTACCTGCACAGCATCAAGTAG
- a CDS encoding cytochrome bc complex cytochrome b subunit — protein sequence MIERLARWVDRRVGGSEFAEKKLTKIFPESWTFLFGEVALYCFVILVMTGTFLAVFYESSLVHTTYEGSYGPLRGVEMTAAYHSVIQLSFDVRAGLFFRQMHHWAALVFVAAIVVHLARVFFTGAFRRPRDLNWAIGVTLLLISLIEGFAGYSLLDDLLSGTGLRIAHAVIESIPLIGTWTTSLIFGGPFPGEYIMSRLFTGHVFLLPAMLAGLIGVHLALVFRQTHTQFPGPGRTERNVVGARLWPTYTAMSFGMFALTTAVLAALGGFVQINPVWYYGPYEAFIVSTGAQPDWYMGWLEGALRIFPAWEFTGWGFMLANPFFPAVLLPTVTFVILYFYPALERTLTRDWGYHHVLDRPRDRPGRTAFGAAGLSFYVVLHIAGAQDIIATQLNVSIVSTMYTLRAAAVVVPILVALITYRWCRDLAGSSQRPARAGAEDEAAPLAPGPAPAYGHGASPAEEE from the coding sequence GTGATCGAGCGCCTCGCCCGCTGGGTCGACCGCCGCGTCGGCGGGTCGGAGTTCGCCGAGAAGAAGCTGACCAAGATCTTCCCGGAGAGCTGGACGTTCCTGTTCGGTGAGGTGGCGCTGTACTGCTTCGTGATCCTGGTCATGACCGGGACGTTCCTCGCCGTGTTCTACGAGTCGTCCCTGGTCCACACCACCTACGAGGGCAGCTACGGCCCGCTGCGTGGCGTCGAGATGACGGCCGCGTACCACTCGGTCATCCAGCTCAGCTTCGACGTGCGCGCCGGCCTGTTCTTCCGGCAGATGCACCACTGGGCGGCCCTGGTTTTCGTCGCGGCGATCGTCGTCCACCTGGCGCGGGTGTTCTTCACCGGTGCGTTCCGCCGACCGCGCGACCTGAACTGGGCGATCGGCGTGACGCTCCTGCTGATCTCGCTGATCGAGGGCTTCGCCGGCTACTCGCTGTTGGACGATCTGCTGTCGGGGACGGGTCTGCGGATCGCTCACGCGGTGATCGAGTCGATCCCCCTGATCGGGACCTGGACCACGTCGCTGATCTTCGGCGGCCCGTTCCCGGGCGAGTACATCATGTCGCGTCTGTTCACCGGCCACGTCTTCCTGCTGCCGGCGATGCTCGCCGGGCTGATCGGCGTGCACCTCGCGCTGGTCTTCCGCCAGACCCACACGCAGTTCCCGGGTCCTGGCCGCACGGAGCGCAACGTGGTGGGGGCGCGGTTGTGGCCGACGTACACCGCGATGTCGTTCGGGATGTTCGCGCTGACCACTGCGGTGCTGGCGGCGCTCGGCGGCTTCGTCCAGATCAACCCGGTGTGGTACTACGGCCCCTACGAAGCGTTCATCGTGAGCACCGGCGCGCAGCCGGACTGGTACATGGGCTGGCTCGAAGGTGCGCTGCGGATCTTCCCGGCGTGGGAGTTCACCGGCTGGGGGTTCATGCTCGCCAACCCGTTCTTCCCCGCGGTGCTCCTGCCGACCGTGACGTTCGTCATCCTGTACTTCTACCCCGCCCTGGAGCGCACCCTCACACGCGACTGGGGCTACCACCACGTCCTGGACCGGCCGCGCGACCGCCCGGGCCGCACCGCGTTCGGGGCTGCTGGTCTGTCGTTCTACGTGGTGCTCCACATCGCTGGTGCTCAGGACATCATCGCCACCCAGTTGAACGTCAGCATCGTGTCGACGATGTACACCCTGCGGGCCGCCGCGGTGGTGGTCCCCATCCTGGTGGCGTTGATCACCTACCGGTGGTGCCGTGACCTGGCGGGATCGTCGCAGCGGCCGGCACGGGCGGGGGCCGAGGACGAGGCCGCACCGCTTGCGCCCGGTCCGGCTCCGGCCTACGGCCATGGCGCCTCGCCCGCGGAAGAGGAGTAG